One region of Vescimonas fastidiosa genomic DNA includes:
- a CDS encoding plasmid mobilization protein — MRSKTLGINVRVTPAEKEKLLKNADYCALSLSEYLRRLGLGMNVEATVREKDYRLFRQLKQLRAAIPQIEKDEIIRCIDAILKELR, encoded by the coding sequence ATGAGAAGCAAAACACTTGGAATCAACGTGCGGGTAACGCCGGCGGAGAAAGAAAAGCTTTTGAAGAATGCCGATTACTGTGCGCTATCTCTTTCAGAATATCTGCGGAGGCTGGGGCTTGGAATGAATGTTGAAGCAACAGTCCGAGAAAAAGATTACCGGCTTTTCCGGCAGTTAAAGCAACTGAGAGCAGCCATTCCGCAGATTGAAAAGGATGAAATTATCCGCTGTATAGATGCGATTTTGAAAGAATTACGTTAG
- a CDS encoding AAA family ATPase — MKRKLVTVDAETLLSTPMSKTMFIVDGLIPQGVNVLSGAAKIGKSWLMLWLGLQVSQGFSVWGIPTMHCDVLYLCLEDTLKRIKDRLFDLTDDSTRSFHLAVTCGLIGNGLEEEIINFLEDFPKTKLVIIDTLQKVRDSKGSIGKTGMYGNDYDDISAIKRIADEHDISIILVHHLRKLKDGDDPFNEVSGSTGITGAADTNYVLKRKRSSRDATLLACGRDVEYQELTLRFQDLKWELVEHKNTEEIRKAEIPQFLFRVVEFMKTRTEWVGTATELIADMAETETTPNVVTKYLGQFSCEVLEPAGIEYRTKRTGQSRLIKFIRHDGGDANDGANGI; from the coding sequence ATGAAAAGAAAATTAGTGACCGTGGACGCAGAAACCCTGCTGTCCACACCGATGAGCAAGACAATGTTCATCGTCGATGGGCTGATTCCGCAAGGGGTGAATGTCCTGAGTGGAGCCGCCAAAATCGGCAAAAGCTGGCTGATGCTGTGGCTTGGCTTGCAAGTATCGCAGGGGTTCTCCGTTTGGGGAATCCCGACCATGCACTGCGATGTGCTGTATCTCTGCTTGGAGGATACGCTCAAACGAATCAAAGACCGGCTTTTCGATTTGACGGACGATTCAACCCGAAGCTTCCACTTGGCCGTAACCTGCGGCTTGATTGGGAACGGGCTGGAAGAAGAAATCATTAACTTCTTGGAGGACTTCCCGAAAACAAAGCTGGTGATTATTGACACGCTCCAAAAGGTGCGGGATTCCAAGGGAAGCATCGGGAAAACGGGAATGTACGGCAACGATTACGATGATATTTCCGCCATCAAGCGGATCGCAGATGAGCACGATATTTCCATTATCCTCGTTCACCATCTGCGCAAACTGAAGGACGGGGACGATCCGTTCAATGAGGTGTCAGGCTCTACCGGTATCACCGGAGCGGCGGACACCAATTATGTGCTCAAGCGCAAGCGAAGCAGCAGGGATGCCACGCTTCTTGCCTGTGGGCGGGATGTGGAATATCAGGAGTTGACCCTGCGGTTTCAAGATCTGAAATGGGAGCTTGTGGAGCACAAAAACACAGAAGAAATCCGCAAAGCAGAAATTCCGCAGTTCCTTTTTCGGGTAGTGGAATTCATGAAAACCCGCACCGAATGGGTGGGAACCGCCACTGAATTGATCGCCGATATGGCGGAAACCGAAACCACGCCCAATGTGGTAACAAAGTATTTGGGGCAGTTTTCATGCGAGGTACTGGAGCCTGCTGGGATCGAGTACCGAACCAAAAGGACAGGACAGAGCAGGCTGATCAAGTTCATACGGCATGACGGCGGTGACGCAAATGACGGGGCAAACGGTATATAG
- a CDS encoding helix-turn-helix domain-containing protein: MKKSELKELYQMMFPEYPDIVTVQQLREMLGISRQLAYDLINDGELQAIKIGNSFKIPKVSVINFVTEEKKEVKSSA, encoded by the coding sequence ATGAAAAAATCGGAGCTCAAAGAGCTTTATCAGATGATGTTTCCGGAATATCCGGACATCGTGACCGTCCAGCAGCTTCGGGAAATGCTGGGCATCAGTCGTCAGCTTGCCTACGATCTCATCAACGATGGTGAATTGCAGGCAATCAAAATCGGCAACAGTTTCAAAATCCCGAAAGTCAGCGTGATTAACTTCGTGACTGAAGAGAAAAAGGAGGTGAAATCCAGTGCCTGA
- a CDS encoding helix-turn-helix domain-containing protein: MDLNVERWCSMKEICEYLGVSRDTVLAWIDKREMPATKIGRLWKFKISEVDAWMKSGVAAEK; the protein is encoded by the coding sequence ATGGATTTGAATGTTGAACGCTGGTGCTCCATGAAAGAAATCTGCGAATATCTCGGCGTCAGCCGTGATACCGTACTCGCTTGGATAGACAAAAGAGAAATGCCCGCCACGAAGATCGGCAGGCTTTGGAAATTCAAAATCAGCGAAGTGGACGCTTGGATGAAATCCGGCGTTGCGGCGGAAAAGTAA
- a CDS encoding DNA cytosine methyltransferase, giving the protein MKIISLFSGAGGLDLGLIQAGNTVIWANDIDKDAVATYKENIGDHIVCDDIKNIDISTLPDADVVVGGFPCQGFSQANRLRTLEDDRNQLYRFFYNTIKIKQPKFFIAENVKGILSLGKGEAIKQIVADFEAAGYITSVNLVNMANYGVPQTRQRVIIIGQRVDLGKELRFIFPQPTHSKSGELPKWVSIKEAIDHFPDPDKENNILNHIYSAYKVEYRNFTGHRKTDPDKPSPTVLARGNGKGGVCAIPHYNGKRRLTIRESASVQTFPEDFHFVGTMNSCYRQIGNAVPVLFARKLGDELMRLEKEENV; this is encoded by the coding sequence ATGAAAATCATTTCGCTATTTAGTGGGGCTGGTGGATTGGACTTGGGTTTGATTCAAGCTGGCAACACTGTTATCTGGGCTAATGATATTGATAAGGATGCTGTAGCAACCTACAAAGAAAATATCGGAGACCATATTGTATGTGACGATATTAAGAACATTGATATTTCCACATTACCTGATGCTGATGTTGTTGTAGGTGGATTTCCTTGTCAGGGATTCTCACAGGCTAACAGGCTTAGAACTCTCGAAGATGATAGAAACCAACTTTACCGCTTTTTCTACAACACCATCAAAATCAAGCAACCTAAATTTTTCATTGCCGAGAATGTAAAAGGTATTCTTAGCCTTGGTAAAGGAGAAGCAATTAAGCAAATCGTGGCTGACTTTGAAGCTGCTGGTTATATCACTTCTGTTAATCTTGTGAATATGGCAAACTATGGTGTGCCGCAGACAAGACAAAGAGTTATTATCATTGGACAGAGAGTAGACTTGGGCAAGGAGTTGCGTTTTATATTTCCGCAGCCTACCCATTCTAAATCCGGTGAATTGCCCAAATGGGTGTCGATCAAAGAAGCAATCGACCACTTCCCTGACCCTGACAAAGAAAACAATATCCTAAATCATATCTACTCAGCTTACAAAGTGGAGTATCGTAATTTCACAGGACATAGAAAAACTGATCCCGATAAGCCGTCTCCTACTGTTCTTGCACGAGGGAATGGAAAAGGCGGCGTTTGTGCTATCCCGCATTACAACGGAAAGCGTAGATTAACAATCCGTGAGAGCGCAAGTGTTCAGACTTTCCCAGAAGATTTTCATTTTGTTGGAACTATGAATTCATGTTATCGACAGATTGGAAATGCTGTTCCGGTTTTGTTTGCCCGAAAACTTGGAGACGAACTGATGAGACTTGAAAAGGAAGAAAATGTATGA
- a CDS encoding DNA cytosine methyltransferase, whose product MKVVSLFSGAGGLDLGFKMAGHEIIWANDLYEDAVETYRHNLGDHIVCEDISKIDAEEIPECDIVIGGFPCQGFSVANMKRHEADERNALYKQLIRVIEAKKPKFFLAENVKGLTNLAKGAVFKMILSDFASLGYKVSYRVLNAADYGIPQTRQRVIIIGVRNDIDFEYIFPLPTHSKDGGDGLPRWVSVGEALSNIPDPDLPNDLPNHDYSKYKLQFNGYLGHRALDPEKPAPTVTARGDNRGGVVILPHPNAQRRMSCRELAAVQSFPLDYKFFGNRSSVYRQIGNAVPPLLGYAVANVFNQYKGSDK is encoded by the coding sequence ATGAAGGTAGTATCACTTTTTAGTGGAGCAGGAGGGCTTGATTTAGGTTTCAAGATGGCTGGCCATGAAATCATTTGGGCAAATGATTTATATGAGGATGCCGTAGAAACATACAGGCATAATTTAGGAGATCATATTGTTTGCGAAGATATATCCAAAATTGATGCGGAAGAAATTCCAGAATGTGATATTGTCATCGGAGGCTTTCCTTGCCAGGGGTTTTCTGTCGCTAATATGAAGCGCCACGAAGCAGATGAACGCAATGCGTTATATAAACAATTGATCAGAGTGATTGAAGCTAAAAAGCCGAAGTTTTTCTTGGCGGAAAATGTCAAGGGGCTTACAAATTTGGCTAAAGGTGCTGTATTCAAAATGATTCTTAGCGATTTTGCTTCGCTGGGATACAAAGTAAGTTATCGCGTGCTTAATGCCGCTGACTACGGGATCCCGCAAACACGACAAAGAGTCATTATAATTGGAGTCCGTAACGATATTGACTTTGAGTATATATTCCCCTTACCGACTCATAGCAAAGATGGCGGAGATGGGCTGCCACGGTGGGTAAGTGTCGGTGAAGCATTGTCAAATATACCAGACCCTGATCTCCCTAATGACTTACCCAATCATGATTATTCAAAATACAAATTGCAATTTAACGGTTATCTTGGGCATAGAGCTTTAGACCCCGAAAAGCCTGCTCCAACTGTTACCGCCCGTGGCGATAACAGAGGCGGTGTTGTTATTTTACCTCATCCGAATGCCCAACGAAGAATGTCTTGCCGTGAATTAGCAGCGGTACAGAGCTTTCCGTTGGATTATAAGTTTTTCGGCAATCGTTCATCAGTGTATCGTCAGATTGGAAACGCCGTCCCGCCATTGCTGGGTTATGCCGTTGCAAATGTTTTCAATCAATACAAAGGGAGTGACAAGTAG
- a CDS encoding AlwI family type II restriction endonuclease has translation MFSKDFVPTKPFPDFKWKWACLQCTEGINDPVILLGVLFRMKKLEGRGLKYSSQEFADELVELSNDISDSIGVDLARRTGERNIIRNSGQYWKAVGLIPDDSRGIIRLTDFGRRVAEHDISQTEFSAITIQTFKLPNSHIQTPAECINWESHSLIIYPLRIILSVIMELKKRGQGYLTTTELTKIIIPLSGCHAQIDDYVNFLLWYRADEITIADWPNCCEGANDFRIAREYLLFLENYGYLEKADGVTRDAEQYHLNALIESEIAEILSTPITDASLQMILDQIRTSEVASEVERKRVQNSRISRPNQAKFRHDVLAACQRCIITNVTMPEVLEAAHIKPFKYNGEDTIANGFAMRTDIHTLFDAGHLRISETGVVELSTRARMDYGATIPPKIVLPDFTNRDFIRWRWENYNGM, from the coding sequence ATGTTCTCAAAAGATTTTGTCCCGACAAAACCATTCCCTGATTTTAAGTGGAAGTGGGCTTGTTTACAATGCACCGAGGGTATCAACGACCCCGTTATCTTATTGGGCGTTCTTTTCCGCATGAAAAAGCTGGAGGGGCGTGGATTGAAATATAGTTCGCAGGAATTTGCGGATGAGCTTGTTGAGCTGTCGAATGATATAAGTGACTCCATTGGTGTTGATCTGGCACGACGAACAGGTGAACGAAACATTATTCGTAACTCCGGTCAATATTGGAAAGCTGTCGGGCTAATCCCTGATGACAGTCGAGGGATAATTCGCCTTACTGATTTTGGACGCCGAGTTGCTGAGCATGATATTTCTCAGACAGAGTTTTCTGCAATAACTATTCAGACATTCAAGTTGCCGAACAGTCATATCCAGACTCCCGCTGAATGCATAAATTGGGAAAGCCACAGCCTTATCATTTATCCTCTCAGAATAATTTTGTCGGTAATAATGGAACTCAAAAAGAGAGGACAAGGCTACTTAACCACCACGGAACTGACCAAAATCATTATACCGCTTTCCGGCTGTCATGCACAAATCGATGACTATGTGAATTTTCTTCTTTGGTATCGTGCCGATGAGATCACTATTGCTGACTGGCCGAATTGCTGTGAAGGAGCTAATGATTTTCGTATTGCCCGAGAATATCTGTTGTTTCTCGAAAACTATGGCTATTTGGAAAAGGCGGATGGAGTAACAAGGGATGCGGAGCAGTATCACCTTAATGCGCTTATCGAATCTGAGATTGCTGAAATTCTTTCAACTCCGATTACCGATGCTTCTCTGCAAATGATCTTGGATCAGATTCGTACAAGCGAAGTTGCATCGGAAGTAGAGCGTAAACGAGTTCAGAATTCCAGGATCAGTCGCCCCAATCAAGCAAAATTCCGTCACGATGTTCTTGCTGCTTGCCAGCGCTGCATTATTACGAATGTTACCATGCCCGAAGTGCTTGAAGCTGCACACATCAAGCCGTTCAAATATAATGGCGAAGATACCATTGCAAATGGATTTGCAATGAGAACAGATATTCACACTCTGTTTGATGCTGGACATCTTCGCATTTCCGAAACAGGCGTAGTCGAACTGTCTACAAGAGCACGGATGGACTATGGCGCTACTATTCCACCGAAAATTGTTCTCCCCGACTTCACCAATCGTGATTTTATCAGATGGCGCTGGGAGAATTACAACGGTATGTAA
- a CDS encoding abortive infection family protein: MPQEKSKFELLREKSILSILDGDVDFGTLEVNGTDSGIKISMPYLSGPTLCDISNKFGLPVTYGWNGGAQSRWAYLDDLLAHCIQNKRESDLLAFLFSKGQFVDKLRGQTPEVIEYAYAQIVNVVINQINGALYFGGNELIRIGKEFVIRKLGATISVAAPSVKTIDRSYITDLSERAMKDVIDGNYDSAITKARTLLEEVFCYVIEKKGEDPSESGDIGKLYNQVKKLYNMNQSKDLDKRINGLLSGLEKILSAIAEMRNKGSDSHGVGAKRINIAEHHARLFVNSAMTMADFVLAVSEKTSR, encoded by the coding sequence TTGCCGCAAGAAAAATCAAAATTTGAACTGCTCCGTGAAAAAAGCATCTTATCTATTTTGGACGGCGATGTAGATTTTGGTACGCTTGAAGTCAATGGCACAGATAGCGGCATTAAAATTTCAATGCCATATTTGAGTGGCCCGACCCTGTGTGATATTTCAAATAAATTTGGGTTACCTGTCACATACGGATGGAACGGTGGTGCTCAAAGCAGATGGGCATACCTTGATGATCTATTGGCACATTGCATTCAGAATAAACGGGAATCCGACTTGCTTGCGTTTCTTTTTTCAAAAGGGCAGTTTGTAGACAAACTGAGAGGACAGACGCCAGAAGTTATTGAATATGCCTATGCTCAGATCGTAAATGTAGTAATCAATCAGATCAATGGCGCTTTGTATTTTGGCGGGAATGAACTTATACGGATTGGAAAAGAGTTTGTTATTCGCAAGCTTGGAGCAACCATTAGTGTAGCAGCTCCTTCCGTCAAAACGATAGACAGAAGTTATATTACTGATTTATCCGAACGAGCCATGAAGGATGTCATAGACGGGAACTATGACAGCGCAATCACCAAAGCACGCACATTGCTTGAAGAAGTGTTTTGCTATGTCATCGAAAAGAAAGGCGAAGATCCATCCGAAAGTGGTGACATCGGGAAACTCTACAACCAAGTTAAGAAGCTATACAATATGAACCAAAGCAAAGACTTGGACAAGCGTATCAATGGATTACTTTCTGGACTCGAAAAGATTCTTTCTGCAATAGCTGAAATGCGAAATAAAGGAAGCGATTCTCATGGCGTTGGTGCGAAAAGAATTAACATTGCAGAGCATCACGCCCGTCTATTTGTAAACTCCGCAATGACGATGGCAGATTTCGTATTAGCTGTTAGCGAAAAAACATCTCGGTAG
- a CDS encoding type 2 periplasmic-binding domain-containing protein, with amino-acid sequence MAAELAQIRLDFQNISRVSFHIPQTCMFTFDSSAKTQAVMPKNVYQNYLSSAEPCSSAEHKFEKFCEWAETVQWVYKNGDKGSEFLSIVYADNSGKQKNFFPDYIIGVNDEIWIVETKGGFDRSGSSQDIDIYSPKKFEVLKDYLTRYGLKGGIVRHDEKSEELCICMEHYSENVESDDWIVLNSILE; translated from the coding sequence ATGGCGGCGGAGCTTGCTCAAATACGTCTGGACTTTCAAAATATATCCAGGGTGAGTTTTCACATTCCGCAAACCTGTATGTTTACGTTTGATTCTTCTGCAAAAACGCAAGCGGTTATGCCGAAGAATGTATATCAAAACTACCTCTCCTCCGCCGAACCGTGTTCTTCGGCAGAACATAAATTTGAAAAATTCTGCGAATGGGCGGAAACAGTGCAGTGGGTATATAAAAACGGAGATAAGGGCAGCGAATTTCTCTCGATCGTTTACGCCGATAATTCCGGAAAACAGAAAAATTTCTTCCCGGATTATATCATCGGTGTAAACGATGAAATCTGGATTGTCGAAACGAAAGGCGGCTTTGACCGGAGCGGGAGCAGTCAGGATATTGATATTTATTCGCCGAAAAAATTTGAGGTGCTGAAAGACTACCTTACCCGCTATGGCTTAAAAGGCGGAATTGTCCGGCACGATGAAAAAAGCGAGGAACTGTGTATCTGTATGGAGCACTATTCCGAAAACGTCGAAAGCGATGATTGGATTGTATTAAACAGTATTTTAGAATAA
- a CDS encoding AbiTii domain-containing protein, translating to MSSIVLDLQQEVLKPECDVLNALRKAHLIASKLKLKEFDKWIMHELNGYSVKEQDKIPEYRKVNGKLKAWNPYRGWTSVIFQDSKMQSLLCTKYLGSSIGEILELYNNSDGPVQMSYPVDIERKIDEMCSAPFPTNYSLHISTHVLKSIVDQVQNCLLEWTIKLENEGILGEGMRFNKDETNLAKKVPQTIYNYYGTVVNGDIQQSQVVSGDHNNISFNYQQTENLIQKIKEAIQNEQISDEDRETADELITDAESKIINQKKPAIIKAALNGLKDFLIGAGANIAGALIMQYLQQQGI from the coding sequence ATGAGCAGTATTGTTTTAGATTTGCAGCAAGAAGTGTTAAAGCCTGAGTGCGATGTTTTAAATGCGCTAAGAAAAGCACATTTAATTGCTTCAAAACTAAAATTAAAAGAGTTTGATAAGTGGATTATGCATGAACTGAATGGGTATTCCGTGAAAGAACAAGATAAGATACCAGAGTATAGAAAAGTAAATGGAAAATTAAAAGCTTGGAACCCATATCGAGGTTGGACGTCTGTAATTTTTCAAGATAGCAAAATGCAATCTTTATTGTGTACAAAATATTTAGGAAGTTCAATAGGTGAAATTCTCGAACTATATAATAACTCTGATGGACCTGTCCAAATGAGTTATCCAGTAGATATAGAGCGCAAAATTGATGAAATGTGTTCAGCTCCATTTCCAACTAATTATTCATTACATATAAGTACTCATGTTCTAAAATCTATCGTTGACCAAGTACAAAACTGTTTGCTTGAATGGACAATAAAACTTGAGAATGAAGGTATATTAGGCGAAGGTATGCGCTTTAACAAAGATGAAACTAATTTAGCTAAAAAAGTACCGCAGACTATCTATAATTATTATGGTACAGTGGTAAATGGTGATATACAACAATCACAGGTTGTCTCAGGAGATCATAATAACATCTCATTCAACTATCAGCAGACAGAGAATTTGATTCAGAAAATTAAGGAAGCAATTCAAAATGAGCAGATATCTGATGAAGACAGAGAAACTGCCGATGAATTAATTACTGATGCTGAATCAAAAATTATAAACCAGAAGAAACCAGCTATCATTAAAGCAGCACTGAATGGATTAAAAGATTTTCTGATTGGTGCAGGAGCAAATATAGCCGGAGCTTTAATTATGCAATATTTACAACAGCAGGGAATTTAA
- a CDS encoding SAVED domain-containing protein, whose protein sequence is MTENIIIAIIFIAIIVVIYFINWIKGKEENSVSNTLISTGCLLIASGIPAISDAIVDGIFQLLSLQTPTNEGDFFFRALIGLVLIILGLVLKFNLKKRIYVLNMYGMATQKDIDELKAIADLKLAEHKVKEQTIDFVQLFNDDKVISKKTNQVICKQIENTTAKFSAKAADQEKTYFTGMAPIPYTVYAGTFLESAKISRYFEYDAHNGGHYYSLKKASHKEMKKGWDKLNITLPQNIDKNANEVVLAISITHKITDVDLSQFSTDIIHLALDVPQDNAIRYLQQLHEYKKKIDDVIQNNLTTNYPKLEIIHIAASIPSCVSVEIGKIIGLRTNRMVNIVVHHYNESIMPPYIFGLYVNGSNKGKLWE, encoded by the coding sequence ATGACTGAAAATATCATTATTGCGATTATTTTCATTGCCATAATTGTCGTCATTTATTTTATAAATTGGATTAAAGGAAAAGAGGAAAACAGTGTTTCGAATACACTGATTTCCACGGGTTGTTTATTGATTGCATCAGGTATTCCAGCTATATCTGATGCTATAGTAGACGGTATTTTTCAACTTTTATCGCTTCAGACACCTACGAATGAAGGCGATTTTTTCTTTAGAGCATTAATTGGACTAGTATTAATCATTTTAGGATTAGTATTGAAATTTAATCTAAAAAAGAGAATCTATGTGTTAAACATGTACGGAATGGCAACACAAAAAGATATAGATGAGCTAAAAGCTATTGCTGATTTAAAGCTTGCTGAGCATAAAGTAAAGGAACAAACCATTGATTTTGTGCAACTTTTTAATGATGATAAAGTAATCAGTAAAAAAACGAATCAAGTTATCTGCAAACAGATAGAGAATACCACTGCAAAATTTTCTGCAAAAGCAGCTGATCAGGAAAAGACATATTTTACAGGAATGGCTCCAATCCCCTATACAGTTTATGCTGGTACTTTTCTCGAATCGGCAAAAATATCACGCTATTTTGAATATGACGCGCATAACGGAGGACACTATTACTCTTTAAAAAAGGCTTCACATAAAGAAATGAAAAAAGGCTGGGATAAACTCAACATAACCCTGCCGCAAAATATTGATAAGAATGCCAATGAAGTTGTCTTAGCAATTTCTATTACTCATAAAATTACTGATGTTGATTTATCCCAATTTTCAACTGATATCATTCATCTTGCTCTTGATGTTCCTCAAGATAACGCAATCAGATATTTGCAGCAATTGCATGAATACAAGAAAAAAATTGATGATGTTATCCAAAATAATCTTACTACTAATTATCCGAAACTTGAAATAATACATATTGCTGCATCTATTCCTAGCTGTGTATCAGTAGAAATAGGAAAAATTATCGGATTAAGAACAAATAGAATGGTGAATATAGTAGTTCACCATTACAATGAGAGCATTATGCCACCCTATATATTTGGATTGTATGTAAATGGTTCAAATAAAGGTAAATTATGGGAATGA
- a CDS encoding nucleotide-binding domain-containing protein — MFDLSKEFNKFYSECTVLPQSTQNDLRNKKTLNIDRLKAGLKELNDENGTSYSVSDIKEQGSIAMSTVVQNDDKDYDIDIAVIFDEENIGSDTGTTTIKHIVTNALKKKCSNFKKDPEALTNCVRIEYADGYHVDFAIYKKTSDGTYYHAGSSWQERNPMSIKNWFSDAVKNKGDNLRSVVRLSKMFCKSRSSWQMPGGLIQSVLCDECFVEYERLDECFYYTMKGIIKRLEESIEVYNPTDATKSLLLKQKDRDKMNNWKQRLSDKLDKIDVILKSDCTKKQAFDSWYKVFNHDFWLYSDNESTQNSYSNIVKSYTYASSEEYIRNKYKIDINYSARIDCNVEANGFRPRLLSHILKCREWLPKSRTLTFYCETDTPAPYEVLWKIRNVGIEAERRKMIRGEIIRSNYGRTKRREHTDFEGPHFVECYIIKNGVCVAIARIDVPIK, encoded by the coding sequence ATGTTTGACTTGTCAAAAGAATTTAACAAATTTTATAGTGAATGTACTGTTCTTCCACAAAGCACACAAAACGACCTGCGTAATAAAAAAACTTTAAATATAGACCGACTAAAAGCAGGATTAAAAGAATTAAATGATGAAAACGGAACCAGTTATTCAGTTTCTGATATCAAAGAACAAGGCAGTATTGCAATGTCTACGGTTGTTCAAAACGATGACAAGGATTATGATATAGATATAGCAGTGATTTTTGATGAAGAAAATATCGGTTCAGATACTGGAACTACAACAATAAAACATATTGTTACTAATGCTCTAAAAAAGAAATGTTCAAATTTCAAAAAAGATCCTGAAGCATTAACCAATTGTGTAAGAATAGAATACGCAGATGGATATCATGTCGATTTTGCTATATACAAAAAAACTTCTGATGGTACATATTATCATGCGGGCAGTAGTTGGCAAGAGCGAAATCCAATGTCTATTAAAAATTGGTTTAGTGACGCTGTAAAAAACAAGGGTGATAATCTTAGGAGTGTTGTACGTCTTTCAAAGATGTTTTGTAAATCTCGCAGCAGTTGGCAAATGCCAGGGGGACTGATACAATCTGTACTATGTGATGAGTGCTTCGTCGAATATGAGCGTTTGGATGAGTGCTTTTATTATACAATGAAAGGTATCATTAAACGACTTGAAGAGTCAATAGAAGTATATAACCCCACAGATGCGACTAAATCTCTGCTGTTAAAGCAAAAAGACAGAGATAAGATGAATAATTGGAAGCAACGTTTAAGTGACAAACTGGATAAAATTGATGTTATACTTAAGTCTGATTGCACAAAAAAACAGGCTTTTGATTCATGGTACAAAGTATTTAATCATGATTTTTGGCTGTATAGTGATAATGAATCCACACAGAATTCTTATTCAAATATTGTAAAAAGTTATACTTATGCAAGTTCAGAAGAGTATATAAGAAATAAATATAAAATAGATATTAATTATTCAGCACGAATTGATTGTAATGTTGAGGCAAATGGTTTTCGGCCAAGACTTTTGTCACACATCCTTAAATGTAGGGAATGGTTACCAAAATCAAGAACACTTACTTTTTATTGCGAAACAGATACCCCGGCTCCTTATGAAGTTTTATGGAAAATAAGAAATGTCGGCATTGAGGCAGAACGAAGAAAAATGATACGTGGTGAAATAATACGAAGCAACTATGGTAGAACTAAAAGGAGAGAGCATACAGATTTTGAAGGGCCTCATTTCGTTGAATGTTATATTATAAAAAATGGTGTTTGTGTAGCTATTGCCAGAATAGATGTTCCAATAAAATAG
- a CDS encoding TnpV protein: protein MAKTIFEQTGGTYTMQGDYCLPDLTLPAEEECPIGVWGQRRLRYLKQHHKILYYNLLTFGKLRSHLADVEQEAQSLFLRLVKEYAEREGMTEQLKADNPMEWVCRINNIRERVNEVVNAEIIFI from the coding sequence ATGGCTAAAACAATATTTGAACAAACGGGCGGTACATACACCATGCAGGGCGATTATTGCCTGCCCGATCTTACATTACCCGCCGAAGAAGAATGTCCTATCGGCGTGTGGGGACAGCGTCGCCTGAGGTACTTAAAGCAGCACCATAAAATTCTCTACTACAATCTGCTTACTTTTGGAAAACTCCGTTCTCATCTCGCTGATGTAGAGCAAGAAGCACAATCACTCTTTCTTCGGTTGGTAAAAGAGTACGCTGAGCGGGAGGGCATGACCGAACAACTGAAAGCAGACAACCCTATGGAGTGGGTGTGCAGGATAAATAATATTCGAGAGCGTGTTAACGAAGTTGTAAATGCAGAGATTATTTTCATATAA
- a CDS encoding DUF6809 family protein, producing the protein MTNFLEELYYGNVDPQARGYRKGSHTLKVSKDINELEEKLTGRLSGEDKALFLDFCNAYGELMGESGLDSFIVGFRLGAKMIFDTFCSDDAPFESYLKE; encoded by the coding sequence ATGACAAATTTTCTGGAAGAGCTGTACTACGGAAATGTTGATCCGCAGGCCAGAGGATACCGAAAGGGCAGTCATACTCTTAAGGTTTCAAAAGACATCAACGAGCTGGAAGAAAAGCTGACCGGGCGTTTAAGCGGCGAGGATAAGGCGCTGTTCCTCGATTTCTGCAACGCTTACGGCGAACTGATGGGCGAAAGTGGTCTTGATTCTTTCATTGTCGGCTTCCGCCTCGGCGCTAAAATGATTTTTGATACCTTTTGCAGCGATGACGCACCGTTTGAAAGCTATCTAAAAGAATGA